Within the Medicago truncatula cultivar Jemalong A17 chromosome 4, MtrunA17r5.0-ANR, whole genome shotgun sequence genome, the region acttttattttaatccgtaacaaacgGGCCCtttatgaaaaattagaatctattttgtgtttctttactataatttttttggataaactGGAAGAGAGAACATACATCAAGAGGAAACACTGACATctcaactaggttggcacccccgGGGAACCTCCATCCTATGTCAAAGAGGGAGGAGTAGGTGAGAACCCTTCGAAACAAATAAACATGGAAATAAAATCTATCATAGACTAGGGAAATCTGTAGTTTGGAAGACTACATATGTCccgaaagaaataaaaactcaaCTTCGACGGTAAAGCAGAGAGCCAGAAAGCCCCTGAACGGCATGCCCCATAGTAGCCACTCGGACATTCCAGAAGAAAATATTCATTGGGTAGGAGGTGAAGCTGCACCCGTTAAGCGGGTTCGGTAAGACACATTTCCATCAAACTGGTGTTTTTTTAACATTGTTTTTGCTTTTTGGATAATACGGGAGCAAACGAATTATTTGCTGCGTGATGATCATAATCTTTTATCCTTTGCCAGAGATCAAGGTCTTGTTGAATGCGAGAATTACTATGTGTCATGCCCTCCTCCCGCATCGAGGAGTTGTTCATGTCATCCATGGCCGCACCATTAGGCACAACAAGCTGTATGGCCGAGACATCCCCACCATCATGTGAAACCAAATTAAAATCCAAGGCAGCTGCATTCGAGTCATCAGGGATTGCAGAATGTGCAGACAGAGGCGAAGCACTACGTGTTGGAATTATGATCAAGGTCTCTTCATTTATCCCTTCTTGCACGTCAACATGCTCATCCAAATGTGAAGGAAGAGCAGAGGCAACCGGAGACCGAGTAACATCAGACATCGGGAGCATTCTGTCAACTGAGCTTAATTGCACGTCATCATGCGCTTCATTTGTCACCAGTGTCAACACAAGCTCGCCCACATGGGCTAGGACACGCTGAAGGACTTCATCTGTCACGTTTTGCAACGCAAaactaaagaaatttgatgcgaCATCTTTCACGGGAACTGCATCTTGTGTATGAGTCTCAGCCAAGGCCGCAAAGGCATTTGAGGAACCAATGCTGGAAGGGTTCGATCTTAAAGGCACCCATTCTTTTTTCTTAGTTATAACTTTCGATTTCCCTTTATCAACATTCACAGGAGGCTCTTTATTTTCCTTCCTTGGATATAACCCATTCTTTActataataaaaatcatttttcttaaataatttagtttgctTGGATATAGctatataaaatgatttttttgctacaaaattagttcaattttttgacccatattttctctctcccgtaaaagaaaaaaatctgagAAACTACTCTTAatagcttctcatttgaagcagtttttgtagtttttttatattatggtttttttcaaaatttgtaacaaatgGATGCAAtactcttaaaagtgatttttttcttaaaaaaactataacaaacggaCCCTtactatccaaaaaaaaatttataacaaaatcataaaatacttagaatgagattttaagataaattattcaaaccgatttttcatttgaagtttTCCTAAACAAAttctgttaaaaaattataacaaaaaacatAGTACACtacaaaaaatctatttttaaaataactatAACAAACAGACCCTTTATcgtaataaaaatcactttttgaagaaaataatttagtttgtttagatacaactatataaaatggtttttttcttctctgCCTTGGACCGAGCCATCTTCCCCTAATCCTAAAatttcaaaagcaaaaaaagtaaataaaaaaaaggaatttttttcaaaaaattacatcaatCTTTTgcacttattttctctctcgTCTGAAAGGGTTTTATAGTTATAGAAGACCAAAAAGGATAGTAATCAAGGGGAGACTCAAACATCCCAACTAAGTTGGCACCTCTAAAAAACTCATATCCTATGACGCCTAACTCataaacttttattaaaaaacgaaaaaaagtATGTACAAGAAGTGGGCACCACACCAAAACCTTCAAAAggcaaagaaaaaagtaaaaaagaaaaaggaaaggaaaaaaaaatggtgccTAATTACCCTTGGGTTCATCCTTGGAATGAGGTATTGCCTTTGTTGAGTTGTTTCTTCCGCTTCTTCGTCACATAAAGCGTAAATTGTTCTTCTGAAGCATCTTTCTCCGTAGCGCTTGTCAAAGCAATTCATTGTCCTTTTGAAGCATTTTTTTCATATTGAACCTCAAAAATGCATAACCGTCCATTTCCACCGTAATCTCATAAAAGAGGCATTTCAATAGATCCATATTTACCAAAATACATGCATAATGGCCAAAAACTCGGTTCTTTATTGAAGCATCCAATGTTAACGGAGTGCTAACATGACTTGCTATGTCGAACAAAGTTTTTTCACGCCAATACTCCTGCGGAAATTTCATAAGTTTAACCTAAACGTGCACATGAGTTTGTTGTTGCATACACAAGTTAAACTCCTTTGTCCATTTTAAGAGACGAAGGACCCGGGGTATCAGACCAGATTGTCCCCTTAGCCCATACCAAGCGCAGGTCATCATAATTATCAAactgaaattcaaaaaattatctaCCGAGGGAAATCATTCTCCACTTGCCTAACGTGTGCCATAGCTCGgttaatttcaaattcaaatccctTGATGTATAGGGTTTATCGCCTTTGTTCAACACCAAATGACCCCGAAGGTTTCTCTGACGATCGGCGACACCCTTTTCATACTACTCTTGGTCAATTTTGATGTATAGTCTGTTGTTCTTGATGTCTGGAACTGGTACTGGTAGGCTTGCATTGTCAATTTTCCTGGAGCTACACAAAGCTTGTGTGAAGGACAACATGTTCTGTGGTTGCGGTGTCTGTTGCTAATTAACTTCATGATGAATTGTTTTTACTCCTGTCTCCTTCCACCTACCCTTCTTCATTAGGAGCTCCCTCCCCCCTTCACCCACCCCGGTCACTACATAGTTCACCTGGTTGGGCATGACCTTGGTCCGTATTAAAGgtagaaaaatttgttttgaagcGGTAACAGTAATGAATTAATCATTATGgagaactaaaaacatatttaaaccaaGTTTCCTATAGTGCCCAAAACTGATGACTGTATTCCCTTCAAACTCTCAACGAGCAAAATGGTAGAATGCTAGGAACACACTGAACTCACTCTTTCTTAACAATACCAGCGTTAAATTTCacctaataataaaaagagcccttagcaaagaaatatgtttctaacatttctttcaaaaatgaaaaaaagttgatataCATGATATATAACTTTTTCCTCCTTTCAACCAATGAATGTGATTTACACATATCTAAcattctcctaaaaaaaataagccAACAACATAATGGTCTATAATCATATCATGACAAATCATGATACAGATATCGATGATGATCTAGGTTTATATGAAATATCTTCTTCCCCAAGTAAAAGTGCCTTCAAAATCGCCTCGCCTAAGCCACTATAATGTACAATTAAATGGCCACCATCTACAACTTCATGATATTGTATCCATGGTAGCTTCTCTGAAATGAACCTTTGAATTTGAGAGGGCACTACTTTATCTTCATAGCCCTGCCAAATGTGAACTGAACTTCTGTTATTTTGAGGGAATGGATTACTAAGCTTCATTGGATCAAATTCCCAATTGCCAAAGGCAGTCATCCAATCACCCCTGAGAGTGTTATAAACAACCTCGTGCCTCAATTTTTCCTGCAAGTAGTAACATATCACAATTATCATCACAGAACTATTACCGTAAGAGTTTAACTGACATGCACGATAAATGTAAAACAGTTTGATGCATTCAATCACATTTCAGCAGATAGATATTTTAGGAGATAATTTAGAACGAGTAAATAGGCAAATTGGTCAATGAATGCCACACCAATTTCATGTTACTAAGGACTAATTTGCCGGTTACCAAGCCATGCGCATGACCAATTACTGAAAAATTAGTTCTTATTTCATAGGAAAATTAGTCGCTAATGAGTTGGCATTGATATGAGATCAATGTATAATGTGACATGTCCAGTTAACATGTCAGCCATGGCCCTTGACAGTAAGTTAACAGATGAGCCATTTTTAATGACATTTTACGATATCGAGAGTGTATTTGTCAATTTGCAAATAAGGGTCTATTTTTTGACCAATGCCTACAATTTCGAGGACCAATTTGTCTATTCACTCATTTAGGACCTAATTAAACGTAGTGGTTCAATGATTGAATACcatttgatgcattttttatGTTGACAATGTATACAAGTTAAATCATTGAGCAAcaacatcaatattttttacgTCTCTAAGACGGTGATTGATACAACATCAACTGCATTTGACTGCGATTCAAGTGTTGTGATGCAGCCACGATATAAAACCTTGCTATAATACTCTGAACAAGTTAAAAGAAACATGTAACTCACCTTAGTAAGCATTGGAAACCCTGGAATTCTCTCTAAAATTTCTATATCTCTTTTGTTGAAGAATGCTGGATTTTTTTCTATGACAGAATTTGAAGGGAGCCACTTTTGACTCACCCACCAGTGTAACAGTGTAGGAGAATATCTTGCAAGCCACATAGCAATCTTAATAAGTTTCCTTCTGTAGTCATCCCTTACAAGACTCTGAGGAAGGGAAGGCCATTCATAGTTGATGGTTGGTGCTATCATAGCCACACCAGCTAGCCTTCACAAATGTTGAACTTTTAGTGAAATTAACATTGCATTTTTAATATAAGAAAGGGAAACATACAAATACGTATTTGGCTCATATGCATTTTTGGTCTcccgttttttttttcagtGATTCACAACTTTAGTCCCCTATTCTAAATTCGAAAAATATGGTCCCCCAATatgtaaaatttcaaaaatattatccATCACTGCATTTGAGGCTTATTTTATATGATGTGTCAAGTTAAATAATGAGCTGGCAAGTCACTAGGTGATATGGccatgcatattttttggattaagtttcattttttaaagCAATACTTTAATGACATGGAAAATCTAACAAGAAGATTTGATCCACATATGCATTATCCTGTAACTTGCCACTTGCTAGCTCATTATTCAACGCGATACATCAGCAAAATTATGCCCCAAATTCAGTGATGGTAAAAATTTCTGAAACTCTTAAGCCTAAAATCATGAATCAGTAAAAAATTAGGACAAGTGTATTTAAGcctagtatttaaaaaaaaaaaaataaaaaaaaaataaagcctAGTATTTAGAAGTTGCAATTTACCTGTTAGGGATATAGTTCAGACAACTCCAGGTAGCATATGATCCCATTGAAACTCCAATCACATGAAATTTTGATCCTATTTGTAACTGATCAGCTAGTTCTTCAATGTCAAGTGCTTCACTTTTCAGCGAGCGTTTGGGATTTGGATCACTTTGTCCATAACCAGCTCGATCATAATGCAGAATATATACTCCTAGCTCATCTATTAGTTCCTGTAGATTCAATGTCAATGTTAACTCAGTTAGCATATTTCAGCGGATTCACTTCAACTTCTATGCATGTCCTAAGTCTCATGCATTGAAAAGATGCTTCAAAATTCAGAATCCATTACAATTTACAACTCGCCCGAAAAAAGACTAATTGTTAAGAGCCTTGGATTGAATGGTCTATGTTCTGAATAGTGGTTATAATgttctgtttggataaacagattaattaagtgcttatagcatatgtgttttcatataaatgtgtatatataagctaaaacatagataaaacaaaaccaaactgCTTTCATAAGTTATCATGGAGAACTTATGGAAATTAAGTTGaaaagagcttatggaaatgtcataagctgtttcgtAAGCTCTCCCACACTGTCTCACTAGTGTTTATGCAAGTAGAtaattcaaataagtcaatctaaaCAGACCCTAAGTGGCGGCCATC harbors:
- the LOC11446348 gene encoding uncharacterized protein, whose product is MVSKAVIVLIIGLLGMVYQATQLPAPKSNDYDSVVDDEENGFMVSTRIQLSDGRFLAYRESGVTKDKAKHSIIVVHGFGSSKDMNFPAPQELIDELGVYILHYDRAGYGQSDPNPKRSLKSEALDIEELADQLQIGSKFHVIGVSMGSYATWSCLNYIPNRLAGVAMIAPTINYEWPSLPQSLVRDDYRRKLIKIAMWLARYSPTLLHWWVSQKWLPSNSVIEKNPAFFNKRDIEILERIPGFPMLTKEKLRHEVVYNTLRGDWMTAFGNWEFDPMKLSNPFPQNNRSSVHIWQGYEDKVVPSQIQRFISEKLPWIQYHEVVDGGHLIVHYSGLGEAILKALLLGEEDISYKPRSSSISVS